One Polaribacter sp. KT25b DNA segment encodes these proteins:
- a CDS encoding glycosyltransferase family A protein produces MISVLIPTYNYNAYNLVAEIHRQFIKSNIKFEIICLDDGSYSKENILNEKINTLSYSKFEILQDNIGRSAIRNLLAKKANFNWLLFLDADVIPVKSDFITTYFKQISKKNNVFCGGIAYENHTKNKKYLRYKYGKKHEEVALEERIKEPLKYFFTGNFFIAKKVFEKVKFEEKLLEYGKEDLLFSVSLLEKKLSINHIKNEVFHLGIDDNKIFIAKTKKAMDNLVFLGKEGFLENEKQRLLAFVDLLTRLKLNYLLIKLYPFFERKAEKLSSVRYLNLLKVSYICFLKRKENPQK; encoded by the coding sequence ATGATTTCAGTTTTAATACCTACATACAATTATAATGCATACAATTTAGTTGCAGAAATTCATAGACAATTTATAAAATCAAACATAAAATTTGAAATTATTTGTTTAGATGACGGCTCTTATTCGAAAGAAAATATTTTAAATGAGAAAATAAATACCTTATCTTATTCAAAATTTGAAATTTTACAAGATAATATTGGTAGAAGTGCAATTAGAAATTTATTAGCAAAAAAGGCAAATTTTAATTGGTTACTTTTTTTAGATGCGGATGTAATTCCTGTTAAAAGCGATTTTATAACAACTTATTTTAAACAGATTTCAAAAAAAAACAATGTTTTTTGCGGAGGAATTGCATATGAAAATCATACTAAAAATAAAAAATATTTACGCTATAAATATGGTAAAAAACACGAAGAAGTTGCTTTAGAAGAAAGGATAAAAGAACCTCTTAAATATTTTTTTACTGGAAATTTTTTTATAGCAAAAAAGGTTTTTGAGAAAGTTAAGTTCGAAGAAAAACTGTTGGAATATGGTAAAGAAGATTTATTGTTTTCCGTTAGTTTATTAGAAAAAAAACTTTCAATCAATCATATAAAGAATGAAGTATTTCATCTAGGTATAGATGATAATAAAATCTTTATAGCTAAAACAAAAAAAGCAATGGATAATCTTGTTTTTTTAGGGAAAGAAGGTTTTTTAGAAAATGAAAAACAAAGATTATTAGCATTTGTAGATTTATTAACACGATTAAAATTAAATTATCTTTTGATAAAACTGTATCCTTTTTTCGAAAGGAAAGCAGAGAAATTGTCTTCTGTACGATATTTGAACCTATTAAAAGTAAGTTATATCTGTTTTTTAAAAAGGAAAGAAAATCCTCAAAAATAA
- a CDS encoding NAD(P)-dependent oxidoreductase has translation MKFGIIKERKNPPDRRVVFSPEKLQEFKEKYPKATIKVESSDIRVFSDAAYKAGGLEVTENMSDCDVLFGVKEVPIDALIPNKKYFFFSHTIKKQPYNRQLLKAILDKNIELFDHETIVKENGLRLIGFGRYAGIVGVYNGFRAIGKSKETFNLPKAETLENQQELISELNKINIENIKILLTGNGKVAYGAKEMLDAMKIKEVSVNDYVTKTFNEPVYCLADVLDYNKRKDGKIIDNFDFYDHPEQYESNFMQFAKVTDFFIAGHFYGNGAPYLFTREDAKSVDFKIKFVADISCDVDGPVASTLRASTIADPFYGYNPQTELEVDFKDKNAIVVMAVDNLPCELPQDASEGFGEMFLQNVIPAFFNDDKDGVLERAKMTENGKLTARFSYLQDYLDGKE, from the coding sequence ATGAAATTTGGCATTATCAAAGAACGTAAAAATCCACCAGATAGAAGAGTTGTTTTTTCACCAGAAAAGCTACAAGAATTCAAAGAGAAATATCCGAAGGCAACCATTAAGGTAGAATCTTCAGATATTAGAGTATTCTCGGATGCAGCTTATAAAGCAGGCGGATTAGAAGTTACTGAAAATATGTCTGATTGTGATGTTTTATTTGGAGTTAAAGAAGTTCCTATAGATGCTTTAATTCCTAATAAAAAATATTTTTTCTTTAGCCATACAATTAAAAAGCAACCTTATAATAGACAATTATTAAAAGCAATTTTAGACAAAAATATTGAGTTGTTCGATCACGAAACAATTGTTAAAGAAAATGGGTTGCGTTTAATAGGCTTTGGTCGTTATGCTGGTATTGTTGGTGTTTACAATGGTTTTAGAGCAATTGGTAAATCTAAAGAGACATTTAATTTGCCCAAAGCAGAGACTTTAGAAAATCAGCAAGAATTAATTTCCGAGTTAAATAAAATAAATATAGAAAATATTAAAATTCTTTTAACAGGTAACGGAAAAGTTGCTTACGGCGCTAAAGAAATGTTAGATGCTATGAAAATAAAAGAAGTTTCTGTAAATGATTATGTAACTAAAACGTTTAATGAACCAGTGTATTGTTTGGCAGACGTGCTAGATTATAACAAACGTAAAGATGGAAAAATTATTGATAATTTCGATTTTTACGATCATCCAGAACAATATGAATCTAATTTTATGCAATTTGCAAAAGTAACAGATTTCTTTATTGCTGGGCATTTTTATGGTAACGGTGCTCCTTATTTATTTACAAGAGAAGATGCAAAATCAGTAGACTTTAAAATTAAATTCGTGGCAGATATTTCTTGTGATGTAGATGGTCCTGTAGCATCAACTTTAAGAGCTTCTACAATCGCAGATCCTTTTTATGGCTACAATCCGCAAACAGAATTAGAAGTAGATTTTAAAGATAAAAACGCTATTGTTGTTATGGCAGTAGATAATTTACCATGCGAGTTACCTCAAGATGCGAGCGAAGGTTTTGGAGAAATGTTTTTGCAAAATGTAATTCCTGCTTTTTTTAATGATGATAAAGATGGCGTTTTAGAACGTGCGAAAATGACAGAAAACGGAAAATTAACTGCACGTTTTTCTTACTTACAAGATTATTTAGACGGTAAAGAATAA
- a CDS encoding DUF3820 family protein, with protein sequence MTEDKQFLIDLAKMKMPFGKYKGKFLIDLPEHYIVWYKNKGFPHGKLGKQMELVYELQLNGLEDIVREIRNKF encoded by the coding sequence ATGACAGAAGATAAACAATTTCTTATCGACTTAGCAAAAATGAAAATGCCTTTTGGTAAATATAAAGGCAAATTTTTAATTGATTTACCAGAACATTATATTGTTTGGTACAAAAATAAAGGTTTTCCACACGGAAAATTAGGGAAACAAATGGAGTTGGTTTATGAGCTTCAATTAAATGGTTTAGAAGATATTGTAAGAGAAATTAGAAACAAATTTTAA
- a CDS encoding DUF1801 domain-containing protein, whose product MKPAEEYILNQPEPFKTILLHLQILIENTFPEVDLKFKWKIPFYYLNDRPFCYLNPSKKKGYVDVVFWVSAHLTKYNEFLISDNRKVVKSLRYYKLEDINEKVLLSVLEEAHQLKEKGFYKRS is encoded by the coding sequence ATGAAGCCTGCAGAAGAATACATATTAAATCAACCAGAACCTTTTAAAACTATTCTATTGCATTTACAAATTTTAATTGAAAATACTTTTCCAGAAGTTGATTTAAAATTTAAATGGAAAATCCCTTTTTATTATTTAAATGATAGACCTTTTTGCTATTTAAATCCGTCTAAAAAGAAAGGCTATGTTGATGTTGTTTTTTGGGTTTCTGCACATTTAACAAAGTACAATGAATTTTTAATTTCTGATAATAGAAAAGTAGTAAAATCTTTAAGATATTACAAATTAGAAGATATTAATGAAAAAGTTTTATTGTCTGTTTTAGAAGAAGCACATCAGTTAAAAGAGAAAGGATTTTATAAAAGGAGTTAA
- a CDS encoding tetratricopeptide repeat protein, whose translation MKLRFVKKHFLSVCCFLAVFTVYSQQTIVDANVITDFNNALELYNNKAYAAAQKVFEKIQVNAVKSSSLKADASYYDAMCAVKLNQTDADQKVLDFVDENPTSNKKNKAFFNVANYYFANKKASYALKWYTKVNVDLLSKENQKELNFKMGYSLLVTNNLELAKNKFLPLINDAKYGNDARYYYGFISYKLEDYGLAESTLKEIADNKSYKAEISYYLLDISFKSGKFERCIIVGTELLKTSKRKEASEISKIVGESYFNLGRYQEAIPYLKAYKGQKGKWTNTDYYQLGYVFYVQNDYVNAINYFNKIIDEKNAVSQNAYYHLAECYLNIDKKTEALNAFKTASEMTFNPKIQEDAALNYAKLSYEAGNPFQNISDVLQDYLKKYPNSSSYNEINELVVSSFIHQQDYKGALDYLKKKNSVENTALTTEVSLYRGIQLFNDNKYKESLSYFAKGKESKNEEIYQKALYWEAETLFRLKNYEEAVTKFVSAKRFIKSNNEEFSLIDYNIGYSYFKLKEYNKAINAFKQFLADDIADKSINDDALVRLGDSYFATRNYADAINSYQIVVRNLGTDADYAEYQIGMSHGFRNESEAKIKALTSVVNNFKSSSLKDDALFQLANTYIKIKNNEKAHQAYERLLQNHPKSSFLSKALVRQGLLYYGDNQNKKALEKFKLTVQKFPNTSDAIQAVNNAKNIYLDEDNLDEYVAWVKKLNFINVSDDDLDNSTFLIAERKYFEGKNNKDIIVTLNKYLEKYPKGAHNLKANYYLADILFKDNQLDKAIANYKVVLKAGTSEYSEDTLAKLSQIYLEKEDFEDALPLLERLEQEAYIVENVQFAQSNLMKGYYETEAYKKAISYAKKVLSIDKDKNSLIEDAKTIIARSSFKIDDFDTAQEYYNSVEKNATGELKAETLYYNSFFKNQQENYEASNKVIQELIADYSAYKYWGVKSYVIMGKNYYSLKDAYQATFILENVIKNFSQYKDIVDEAQIELTKIKENEAKTNNSIIPKN comes from the coding sequence ATGAAACTACGTTTTGTAAAAAAACATTTCTTATCGGTATGCTGCTTTCTAGCAGTTTTTACTGTTTATTCTCAACAAACTATTGTAGACGCAAATGTTATTACAGATTTTAATAATGCATTAGAATTGTACAATAACAAAGCTTATGCTGCTGCGCAAAAAGTATTTGAAAAAATACAAGTAAACGCTGTAAAAAGTTCTAGCCTAAAGGCGGATGCTTCTTATTATGATGCCATGTGCGCTGTAAAATTAAATCAAACAGATGCAGATCAAAAAGTATTAGATTTTGTTGATGAAAACCCAACAAGCAATAAAAAAAACAAAGCTTTTTTTAATGTTGCCAACTATTATTTTGCGAATAAAAAAGCTTCGTATGCATTAAAATGGTATACCAAAGTGAATGTAGATTTACTTTCTAAAGAAAATCAGAAGGAATTAAACTTTAAAATGGGTTACAGTTTATTGGTAACAAATAACCTAGAATTGGCAAAAAACAAATTTCTTCCTTTAATAAATGATGCTAAATATGGCAACGATGCTAGATATTATTATGGATTTATTTCTTATAAATTAGAAGATTACGGACTTGCTGAATCTACTTTAAAAGAAATTGCCGATAACAAATCTTACAAAGCAGAAATTTCTTATTATTTATTAGACATCAGTTTTAAATCAGGAAAATTTGAACGTTGTATTATTGTAGGAACAGAACTTTTAAAAACTTCTAAACGAAAAGAAGCTTCTGAAATTTCTAAAATTGTTGGAGAAAGCTATTTTAATCTTGGTAGATACCAAGAAGCAATTCCTTATTTAAAAGCTTACAAAGGTCAAAAAGGCAAATGGACAAACACCGATTATTATCAATTAGGTTATGTTTTTTATGTACAAAACGACTATGTAAATGCCATTAATTATTTTAACAAAATTATTGACGAGAAAAATGCTGTTTCACAAAATGCATATTATCATTTAGCAGAATGTTATCTAAATATTGATAAAAAAACGGAAGCTTTAAATGCTTTTAAAACTGCTAGCGAAATGACATTTAATCCTAAAATTCAAGAAGATGCTGCTTTAAATTACGCAAAATTAAGTTATGAAGCTGGTAATCCTTTTCAAAATATTTCTGATGTTTTACAAGATTATTTAAAAAAATATCCAAATTCATCTTCCTATAATGAAATTAATGAACTTGTAGTTTCGTCGTTTATACATCAACAAGATTATAAAGGTGCTTTAGATTATTTAAAAAAGAAAAACTCTGTTGAAAACACCGCTTTAACAACTGAGGTTTCTTTGTACAGAGGAATTCAGTTATTTAATGACAATAAATATAAAGAATCACTTTCTTATTTTGCAAAAGGCAAAGAATCTAAAAACGAAGAAATTTATCAAAAAGCACTTTACTGGGAAGCAGAAACGTTATTTAGACTAAAAAATTACGAGGAAGCTGTTACTAAATTTGTATCAGCAAAAAGATTTATAAAATCTAATAATGAAGAATTTTCTTTGATTGATTACAATATTGGTTACAGTTATTTTAAGTTAAAAGAATACAATAAAGCTATTAATGCATTTAAACAATTTTTAGCTGATGATATAGCTGATAAATCTATAAATGATGATGCTTTAGTTCGTTTAGGTGATAGTTATTTTGCTACTAGAAATTATGCTGATGCTATAAATTCTTATCAAATTGTGGTAAGAAATTTAGGTACAGATGCAGATTACGCAGAATATCAAATAGGAATGAGTCATGGTTTTAGAAATGAAAGTGAAGCTAAAATTAAGGCTTTAACAAGCGTTGTAAATAATTTTAAATCGTCTTCTCTAAAAGACGACGCATTGTTTCAATTGGCAAATACGTATATTAAAATTAAAAATAATGAAAAAGCACATCAAGCGTATGAACGTTTGTTGCAAAATCATCCTAAAAGTTCATTTTTATCAAAAGCTTTGGTAAGACAAGGTTTGTTATATTACGGCGATAATCAGAATAAAAAAGCATTGGAAAAATTTAAACTTACTGTGCAAAAATTTCCAAATACTTCTGATGCAATTCAGGCGGTAAACAACGCAAAAAACATTTATTTAGATGAAGATAATTTAGATGAATATGTTGCTTGGGTTAAAAAATTAAATTTTATAAATGTTTCTGATGATGATTTAGATAACTCAACTTTTTTAATTGCAGAAAGAAAATATTTTGAAGGTAAAAACAACAAAGATATTATTGTTACTTTAAATAAATACTTAGAAAAATATCCAAAAGGAGCTCATAATTTAAAAGCTAATTATTATTTAGCTGATATTTTATTTAAAGACAATCAATTAGACAAGGCAATTGCTAATTATAAAGTGGTTTTAAAGGCAGGTACATCTGAATATAGTGAAGATACTTTAGCAAAATTATCGCAAATTTATCTAGAAAAAGAAGATTTTGAAGACGCTCTCCCGCTATTAGAAAGATTAGAACAAGAAGCGTATATTGTTGAAAATGTACAATTTGCCCAAAGTAATTTAATGAAAGGGTATTATGAAACCGAAGCTTATAAAAAAGCAATTTCTTACGCAAAAAAAGTACTTTCTATTGATAAGGATAAAAATTCTTTAATAGAAGATGCTAAAACTATTATTGCGCGTTCTTCTTTTAAAATTGATGATTTTGATACTGCACAAGAATATTATAATTCGGTTGAAAAAAATGCAACTGGCGAGTTAAAAGCAGAAACACTTTATTACAACTCGTTCTTTAAAAATCAACAAGAAAACTATGAAGCATCTAACAAAGTTATTCAAGAATTAATTGCAGATTATTCTGCTTATAAATATTGGGGAGTTAAAAGTTACGTAATAATGGGTAAAAATTATTACAGTTTAAAAGACGCTTACCAAGCAACTTTTATCTTAGAAAATGTAATTAAAAACTTTTCTCAATATAAAGATATTGTAGATGAAGCTCAAATTGAGCTTACCAAAATAAAAGAAAACGAAGCCAAAACTAATAATTCAATCATCCCAAAAAATTAA
- a CDS encoding transglutaminase domain-containing protein: protein MLCILELACNNKIQYFREMNKIFFILLICSFSIQSQNLKKVDLIISKYQSISSVEQLAEKINYDFKTDKEKVRAIFSWITLNIKYDQISTQTNLIKAPEIIMYFNEDDLERRTQLAKDEIVYKTIKSKRAVCNGIALTFQKLCNLLSIENELIKGFARTLTNEINYIPKSKNHVWNAVKINKNWIFIDATFGLATHNSKPDYFYFDIKKEELNLTHYPSKFKWVKYFNQKSLKSFCYQPLFMSAYFNNEIKLMEPQIGEIKTRNRKILFKFKNIDSTTEVLYKFEDYNEIKKPQIIYKNSIAHFMIDNPKRNTNLYIYFNGISALAYKIRE from the coding sequence ATGCTTTGCATTTTAGAATTAGCATGCAATAATAAAATTCAGTATTTTAGAGAAATGAATAAAATCTTTTTTATACTTCTTATATGTAGTTTTTCAATTCAATCTCAAAATCTAAAAAAAGTAGATTTAATTATAAGCAAATATCAATCAATTTCATCTGTTGAACAATTAGCCGAAAAGATTAATTATGACTTTAAAACTGATAAAGAAAAAGTTAGAGCAATATTTTCTTGGATAACTTTAAATATTAAATATGATCAAATTTCAACACAAACAAACCTCATAAAAGCTCCCGAAATCATTATGTATTTTAATGAAGATGATTTAGAAAGGAGAACTCAACTTGCTAAAGACGAAATAGTCTACAAAACTATTAAATCTAAAAGAGCTGTTTGTAATGGTATTGCATTAACTTTTCAGAAATTATGTAATCTTTTATCAATAGAAAATGAATTAATAAAAGGTTTTGCAAGAACTTTAACCAATGAAATAAATTATATTCCTAAAAGTAAAAACCATGTTTGGAATGCTGTAAAAATTAATAAAAATTGGATTTTTATTGATGCCACTTTTGGTTTAGCAACTCATAATTCAAAACCTGATTATTTTTACTTTGATATTAAAAAAGAAGAACTAAATCTTACACACTACCCTAGTAAATTTAAATGGGTTAAATATTTTAACCAGAAAAGTCTAAAGTCCTTTTGTTACCAACCACTATTTATGAGTGCATATTTTAACAATGAAATTAAATTAATGGAACCTCAAATTGGAGAAATAAAGACCAGAAATAGAAAAATTTTATTCAAATTTAAAAATATAGATTCAACCACTGAAGTATTATATAAATTTGAAGATTATAATGAAATAAAAAAACCACAAATAATATACAAAAATTCTATTGCACATTTTATGATTGATAATCCTAAGAGAAATACAAATCTATATATTTATTTTAATGGAATATCTGCTTTAGCTTATAAAATTAGAGAATAA
- a CDS encoding glycosyltransferase, whose protein sequence is MKKIIVTVTNDLSTDQRVDKVCTTLFNDGYKVLLVGRKLKNSVPISRDYETKRIKLFFNQGFLFYAEFNFRIFFVLLFSKKNILLSNDLDSLVANYAVSVLQNKKLVYDSHELFPEIPELVHRPFVKNFWSSLEKLLLPKLKNTYTVCKSISDFYNNRYATNFKVVRNLPTFKKIEKSKLPFSTDGKKIIIYQGAINIGRGLELMIDAMEYLDDYLLIIVGNGDIISDLRERSENKSTENKVHFLGKLLPNELQKITPLADIGLSLEEDLGLNYRYALPNKIFDYIQAEIPILVSDLPEMKQIVLDYKVGEIIKSRSPKGLANQIQTMLKVDYYKSIKKAKQELTWDHEKTILLNIFKNLK, encoded by the coding sequence TTGAAAAAAATTATTGTAACTGTTACAAATGATTTATCTACAGACCAAAGAGTAGATAAAGTTTGTACTACTTTATTTAATGATGGTTATAAAGTGCTGTTAGTTGGTAGAAAATTAAAAAACAGCGTTCCGATAAGTAGAGATTATGAAACAAAAAGAATAAAACTATTTTTTAATCAAGGTTTTTTGTTTTATGCTGAATTTAATTTTAGAATCTTTTTTGTTTTATTATTCTCTAAAAAAAACATTTTACTTTCAAATGATTTAGATTCTCTTGTTGCAAATTATGCAGTTAGTGTACTTCAAAACAAAAAATTGGTGTACGATAGTCACGAATTATTTCCAGAAATACCTGAATTAGTGCATCGTCCTTTTGTGAAAAATTTCTGGTCTTCTTTAGAAAAATTATTACTTCCGAAACTTAAAAATACGTACACTGTTTGTAAAAGTATTTCTGATTTTTACAACAACAGATACGCAACTAATTTTAAGGTTGTAAGAAATTTACCAACCTTTAAAAAAATTGAAAAGAGTAAATTACCTTTTTCTACGGATGGTAAAAAAATTATCATTTATCAAGGCGCTATAAATATTGGACGTGGTTTAGAATTGATGATCGATGCAATGGAATATTTAGATGATTATCTATTAATAATTGTTGGAAATGGAGATATAATATCCGATTTAAGAGAAAGAAGTGAAAATAAATCAACAGAAAATAAAGTACATTTTTTAGGTAAATTATTACCAAATGAATTGCAAAAAATTACTCCTTTAGCTGATATTGGCTTGAGTTTAGAAGAAGATTTAGGATTAAATTACAGATACGCTTTACCTAACAAAATCTTTGATTATATACAAGCAGAAATTCCTATTTTAGTTTCTGATTTACCAGAAATGAAACAAATTGTTTTAGACTATAAAGTTGGCGAAATTATAAAATCAAGATCTCCAAAAGGTCTTGCTAATCAGATACAAACTATGCTTAAGGTTGATTATTATAAATCAATAAAAAAGGCAAAACAAGAATTAACTTGGGATCATGAAAAAACAATACTTCTAAATATTTTCAAAAATTTAAAATAA
- the kdsA gene encoding 3-deoxy-8-phosphooctulonate synthase yields the protein MILSEIPNIKYTNENNFFLLSGPCAIEGEEMALRIAEKVVTITDKLKIPYIFKGSFKKANRSRIDSFTGIGDEKALKILRKVSETFGVPTVTDIHEISDAQKAAEYVDVLQIPAFLVRQTDLVVAAAETGKVVNLKKGQFMSPGAMKHAVQKVKDAGSNKAWITDRGTMFGYQDMIVDFRGIPEMRAFAPTILDVTHSLQQPNQVAGVTGGRPDMIETIARAGIVNNVDGLFIETHFDPANAKSDGANMLHLDNLEGLLSNLVAIRKTINNL from the coding sequence ATGATTTTATCTGAAATTCCAAATATAAAATACACAAACGAAAACAATTTTTTCCTTTTATCAGGCCCTTGTGCCATTGAAGGCGAAGAAATGGCGTTAAGAATTGCTGAAAAAGTAGTTACCATTACTGATAAATTAAAAATTCCATACATTTTTAAAGGAAGTTTTAAAAAAGCAAACAGAAGTAGAATTGATAGTTTTACAGGAATTGGAGATGAAAAAGCATTAAAAATTTTACGTAAAGTTTCAGAAACTTTTGGTGTGCCAACAGTTACAGATATTCATGAAATTTCTGATGCACAAAAAGCGGCAGAATATGTAGATGTTTTACAAATTCCTGCTTTTTTAGTTCGTCAAACAGATTTAGTAGTTGCTGCAGCAGAAACAGGAAAAGTTGTCAACTTAAAAAAAGGACAGTTTATGAGTCCAGGTGCAATGAAACATGCAGTGCAAAAGGTAAAAGATGCTGGTTCTAACAAAGCGTGGATTACTGATAGAGGAACTATGTTTGGCTACCAAGATATGATTGTAGATTTTAGAGGAATTCCTGAAATGCGTGCTTTTGCACCAACAATTTTAGATGTAACACACTCTTTACAACAACCAAATCAAGTTGCTGGTGTTACTGGCGGAAGACCAGATATGATTGAAACTATTGCAAGAGCTGGAATTGTAAATAACGTAGATGGTTTATTTATTGAAACGCATTTTGATCCTGCAAACGCAAAATCTGATGGCGCAAATATGTTACATTTAGACAATTTAGAAGGCCTTTTAAGTAATTTGGTTGCCATTAGAAAAACGATTAATAATTTATAA
- a CDS encoding transglutaminase domain-containing protein: MKQLILIFLFFSLSTFSQNFKKVDAVVINYPRFSKVEDLANQIEKDFSSDADKSRAAFFWLAKNIRYNLREFYNPTKRNYSFSYKSEEEKTEKIKSHIDNIVSETFRNQTGVCEEYAQSFKKICDLLKIEAEVIKGNARTSSDEIGKISNTSNHAWNAVKIDKKWIILDATWAAGYENNGKWIRSFNDYFYDIPVNKIFKTHYPEDTIWNIRFGRMSVQEFYNQPIYSNTFLTLNTDLISPTSGIINLKASEDIVLKFKNLDKNLLVFYTLKGMKNPLKPIITSEKNTTTLTIKNPKINTDLVLFINKEDALHFRISMQ, translated from the coding sequence ATGAAACAACTTATACTTATATTTTTATTTTTTAGTCTTTCTACTTTTTCGCAAAACTTCAAAAAAGTTGATGCTGTCGTTATCAACTATCCGAGATTTAGCAAAGTAGAAGATTTAGCAAATCAGATTGAAAAAGATTTTTCTTCTGATGCTGATAAGTCTAGAGCAGCATTTTTTTGGTTGGCAAAAAACATTCGTTATAATTTAAGAGAATTCTACAATCCAACAAAAAGGAATTATAGTTTTAGTTATAAATCCGAAGAAGAAAAAACAGAAAAAATAAAATCGCATATAGATAATATAGTTTCTGAAACTTTTAGAAATCAAACTGGCGTTTGTGAAGAATATGCACAGTCTTTCAAAAAAATATGTGATTTATTAAAAATTGAAGCTGAAGTTATAAAAGGAAATGCTAGAACAAGTTCTGATGAAATTGGCAAAATCTCTAATACTTCAAATCATGCTTGGAATGCTGTAAAGATTGATAAAAAATGGATTATATTAGATGCAACTTGGGCTGCTGGATATGAAAATAATGGCAAATGGATTCGTAGTTTTAATGATTATTTTTATGACATTCCTGTAAATAAAATATTTAAAACTCATTATCCAGAAGATACAATTTGGAATATCCGTTTTGGGAGAATGAGTGTGCAAGAATTCTATAATCAGCCAATTTATTCTAATACTTTCCTAACGCTAAATACTGATTTAATTTCACCAACATCAGGAATTATCAACTTAAAAGCATCCGAAGATATTGTACTAAAATTTAAAAATTTAGATAAAAATTTACTAGTTTTTTACACCTTAAAAGGGATGAAAAATCCCCTGAAACCGATAATTACATCAGAAAAAAATACAACTACTTTAACTATTAAAAATCCTAAGATTAATACAGATTTAGTTTTATTTATTAACAAAGAAGATGCTTTGCATTTTAGAATTAGCATGCAATAA
- a CDS encoding cell division ATP-binding protein FtsE: MEKPVLHLENADIYQRDNLVLSKVNLTINKGDFYYLIGKTGSGKSSLMKTFYGDLRLQSGSGKIVDFDLKNLKDKEIPFLRRKIGIVFQDFKLLSDRTVFGNLEFVLKATGWKNKDEIKQKINEVLEKVGMQSQYYKNTFELSGGEQQRIAIARALLNDPELILADEPTGNLDPKTSLEVMHLLNEIHKSGKTILMATHDYQLIVKFKHKTLKIEGGELFEVSRQSDSE; the protein is encoded by the coding sequence ATGGAAAAACCAGTTTTACATTTAGAAAATGCAGACATTTATCAAAGAGATAATTTGGTTTTATCTAAGGTGAATTTAACTATTAATAAAGGAGATTTCTATTATTTAATAGGTAAAACAGGAAGTGGAAAAAGTAGTTTAATGAAAACTTTTTATGGCGATTTACGCTTGCAGAGTGGTTCTGGAAAAATTGTAGACTTCGATTTAAAGAATTTAAAGGATAAAGAAATTCCATTTTTAAGAAGAAAAATAGGAATTGTTTTTCAAGATTTTAAATTATTAAGCGATAGAACGGTTTTTGGAAATTTAGAATTTGTTTTAAAAGCAACAGGTTGGAAAAACAAAGATGAAATTAAACAAAAGATAAACGAAGTTTTAGAGAAAGTAGGCATGCAATCTCAATATTATAAAAATACTTTTGAACTTTCTGGAGGAGAACAACAAAGAATTGCCATTGCAAGAGCGTTATTAAATGACCCAGAATTAATTTTGGCAGATGAACCAACAGGTAATTTAGATCCAAAAACATCGTTAGAAGTAATGCATCTTTTAAACGAGATTCATAAAAGTGGCAAAACAATTTTAATGGCTACTCACGATTATCAATTAATTGTTAAATTTAAACACAAAACATTAAAAATAGAAGGTGGCGAATTGTTCGAAGTTTCTAGACAATCTGATTCTGAATGA